One region of Pararhizobium qamdonense genomic DNA includes:
- a CDS encoding branched-chain amino acid ABC transporter permease encodes MQTVFSIAIDAVAYGMVLFVISIGLSVTMGLMRVVNLAHGAFAMIGGYIASYAAQNLGLGYAAAVLLAVAGTVIISIPIERLLYRRIYGAPELTQVLMTIGITFCIIGIANYVFGPTLKTIPLPAALQGSADLGFRSIAVHRLFAIICGLAVAGALWFAIEKTAFGVKLRASVDNASMAAALGVRTEIIYAVSFAVAVGLAAFGGVIGAELLPVEPYYALRYMVTFLVVVSVGGAGSIPGALLACLVLGGIDTTGRYLMPEFGEFFFYLAVIAIICIFPRGLAGRAR; translated from the coding sequence ATGCAAACAGTCTTCAGCATAGCCATCGACGCTGTCGCCTATGGCATGGTGCTCTTCGTCATTTCGATCGGGCTTTCCGTCACCATGGGGCTGATGCGCGTGGTCAATCTGGCCCATGGTGCCTTTGCCATGATCGGCGGTTATATCGCCTCCTATGCGGCGCAAAATCTTGGATTGGGCTATGCAGCAGCCGTTCTTCTCGCCGTCGCCGGCACCGTGATCATTTCAATCCCGATCGAACGGCTGCTCTACCGGCGGATTTACGGTGCGCCGGAATTGACGCAGGTCCTGATGACCATCGGCATTACCTTCTGCATCATCGGCATCGCCAATTACGTCTTCGGCCCGACCTTGAAGACGATCCCGCTGCCGGCGGCGCTGCAGGGATCGGCCGATCTCGGTTTCCGCTCGATTGCCGTGCATCGCCTGTTTGCCATCATCTGTGGGCTTGCGGTGGCCGGTGCACTCTGGTTTGCCATCGAGAAAACCGCCTTTGGCGTCAAGCTGCGCGCCTCCGTCGACAATGCCTCCATGGCTGCGGCGCTGGGCGTGCGCACGGAAATTATCTACGCGGTCAGTTTTGCTGTTGCGGTCGGCCTTGCGGCTTTTGGCGGGGTCATTGGCGCCGAACTCTTGCCAGTCGAACCCTATTATGCGCTGCGTTACATGGTCACCTTCCTGGTCGTCGTTTCCGTCGGTGGCGCGGGCTCCATTCCCGGCGCGCTTCTTGCCTGCCTCGTTCTCGGCGGCATCGATACGACCGGGCGCTACCTCATGCCGGAATTCGGCGAATTTTTCTTCTACCTCGCGGTTATCGCCATCATCTGCATTTTCCCGCGTGGCCTTGCCGGACGGGCACGCTAG
- a CDS encoding ABC transporter substrate-binding protein has product MKRAIIAAFAAIIMGSAAYADTIKIGVVGPFSGPFALQGKNFKAGIDAYIALHGATIGDDTVEIVYRDLPAADPAQSKALAQELVVKEKVQYLAGFYFTPDAMAVTPILQQANVPLIVMNAATSAIVTKSPLVVRTSFTTWQTSLPIAKVAHDAGVAKVISIVSDYGPGVDAENAFKAGFEKEGGSVVEAIRIPLSTNDFSPIMQRIKDSGAQGVFAFLPSGPTTLGFVKAYNENGLKAAGIKFLAPGDLTQESDLPALGDAALGIQTTFHYAVSHDSPENKAFVEAASKAIGNPAELSFPAVGAFDGMNVIYKMIEATGGEQDAQKAVDAVKGLSWISPRGPVSIDPESRHITQNIYLREVTKADDGSYYNKEIQTFEKQGDPGLAAVK; this is encoded by the coding sequence ATGAAGCGGGCCATCATCGCCGCGTTTGCGGCCATTATCATGGGCAGCGCTGCCTACGCCGATACGATCAAGATCGGTGTTGTCGGACCATTCTCCGGACCGTTCGCGTTGCAAGGCAAGAATTTCAAGGCCGGTATCGACGCCTATATCGCATTGCACGGCGCGACGATCGGCGACGATACGGTCGAGATCGTCTACCGCGACCTGCCCGCTGCCGACCCCGCCCAATCCAAGGCTTTGGCACAGGAACTTGTGGTCAAGGAAAAGGTCCAATATCTCGCGGGGTTCTACTTCACCCCCGATGCGATGGCCGTCACGCCGATCCTGCAACAGGCCAATGTTCCCCTGATCGTCATGAATGCCGCGACATCGGCAATCGTGACGAAGAGCCCGCTGGTGGTTCGCACCTCCTTCACAACCTGGCAGACGTCGTTGCCGATCGCCAAGGTCGCGCATGATGCCGGTGTTGCCAAGGTCATCTCCATCGTCAGCGATTACGGGCCAGGTGTCGACGCCGAGAACGCGTTCAAGGCCGGTTTCGAGAAAGAGGGCGGATCCGTCGTCGAGGCGATCCGCATCCCGCTCTCCACCAATGACTTCAGCCCGATCATGCAGCGCATCAAGGATTCCGGCGCACAGGGTGTTTTCGCTTTCCTGCCGTCCGGCCCGACCACGCTTGGTTTCGTCAAGGCCTATAATGAAAACGGCCTGAAGGCAGCCGGTATCAAGTTCCTGGCGCCGGGTGACCTGACGCAGGAATCCGATCTGCCGGCGCTGGGCGACGCTGCGTTGGGCATCCAGACGACGTTCCACTACGCGGTCTCGCACGATTCCCCGGAAAACAAGGCATTTGTCGAGGCGGCCTCCAAGGCGATCGGTAATCCGGCCGAGCTTTCCTTCCCGGCGGTCGGCGCCTTCGATGGCATGAATGTCATCTACAAGATGATCGAGGCGACCGGTGGCGAACAGGACGCGCAGAAAGCCGTCGATGCGGTGAAGGGCCTGTCCTGGATCAGCCCGCGCGGCCCGGTGTCCATCGATCCGGAATCGCGCCATATCACGCAGAACATCTATCTGCGCGAAGTCACCAAGGCGGATGACGGCTCCTACTACAACAAGGAAATCCAGACCTTCGAGAAACAGGGCGACCCCGGCCTGGCAGCCGTCAAGTAG